AGTGGAGGAAGATAATGGAAGGGAAAGGGTTCAAGGGGGTGCCGCTGAGTGCCAACGCGGTGACTCAGTCCAAGATATTGCTGGGTTTGTATTCGTGTGATGGGTATAGGTTGACGGAGGATACGGGGTGCTTGCTTTTGGGGTGGCAAGATAGGCCACTTATTGCAGCATCTGCATGGCGATGTTGATCATCATCTTTTTGCTTTTACGTGCATGTAATTTTTGGGCCTTTTGTTTGATGTTAAGAGTACTTCTTATGTCATTAATTTGTCCATGcaaattaaagagaaagaagaaaaatgccaaAGAAAGGGGGGAGAAAAATCGAGGAGGAAAGGAAGGGTACGTACGTAGACAATGAGCTTAGGGATTGCGTcgatattatatttatttatttacctaATATTTCTgttgaataattattttattgcacAGAGGCTCCATCAGAGCGATTCCCGTCCAAGAAGATGTCGTTACCCATGGACTTTAGGCTTATTATTGGTGCATGGTAAGATATCCAAAGGAATCTTTATCCTTTATTTTCTCAAGTGTCTTTTagactttttttctttgctaTTTATTATCCGCCGCACCTGAAAGTGAAATTTCTGGGCCCAAGCCATACCAAAGTTTCAGGCTcaaattttggaaagaaaaactaTATCCAAAAGAGAAACACTATAAGCTACTATTCCGTGGAgctaatatatatgtaaaataaaatataatttctaacattattctgTCCAAATTCAAGAATGAAAGATTTACTTTTTGCAAATAAGTACTACCAAGTGATTTTCAGTTATAAAAGTAAtactatatactatatttttatcttacaatacTGGTATGACTATCTCAACCAActcttgaatattttttttcttcacaagaATTGATTAAAAGATTAGGTGAGACTATTATGCCAATATTGCAAGacaattatgaaataaaaatatgaaaatactaaaaatcacattttacaATGTTAATGTGATAGTGCCAACCAactcttgattttattttttatttttatttttgtgtaagAAGAACTTATCCAAAAATTGGTTAGAACTTGTTagcattataaaataattgtaaaataaaaatataatttctaacattactcctaataaaatgattaagcaaaaaatttgCCAATTTAATTAGTAAATCATGACTAATTTGTAGCTACACACTCTTAATCATTTCACCAATAATAAATGCTGTGGTACCCAAGCATTTTATTGGCAAAAGTTCAAGTACCCAATCATCTTAACTTCATTCGATTTTTTAATTCTGGCCAAACTTCGTGCCCCTCTTGGAGCCACACTTTCTAGACATTTCTTTCACTCTGACATTTGTGGGCCAAACATGCTAACGGATGGTAGGACCAAAAAGGGAGCAGGCTGCAAAATCAGGGGCATCCTTTGGTGAAACACATCAAGgcttttatatatgttaattgaATAATATGTAATACAGAAGCTACCGAAATACATCAAACACccatttttataaaatgcaaATACATCATCACCGACAGGCACTGCTACACAAGAATGCCTTCCAACAAACATGTAACAATGAGGGATGGGACCGTCACAAATTATTGTCTTTCCAGCGGCTACTCTTCTTCGTGGCCTAGGAGGTCCCAAGATCCCCAAGGCAGCCTCACAAGCTTAACGCTTACAATATGGAACACGAACAAATATTTTTCCTTGGGGCCTCATCAACCTTCTTTTCTGTTCAGACAAACAGACAAACAACTTTCAGCAGCATATAGATAGAAAATACAAATAGTCTCCTCAATTTTTCTAACTTGCATTCATACAATATgcagattaggatttaattgaATATCCAACTTAATGCTCGTAGAAATGTACTCACCACATAAATCACAGAGCGGGTACTTATACTCATCACCAATAGTTAGTTAACTAcaatgcatatttacaactttgATGTGGACAAATTAATGAAGACAAAATACAGGAATAATCCAAAAAAGAGGGCACCTCAAAACTCCCGGAAACTCCAGGAATCATTTTGGTGCATATTTATACGGAGGAAAaagttaagaaagaaaaaaacgaatTCATTATTTTACAGGTTAAAAAAAATGGCTTATACGCTTAAGGCCCACAactaaaaaaccattttttgataagtgaaacATATCCTTTCAGTAGCCAAATTCTCAGTATTAATAATACTAGCAAAATAGCACGAAGCACAAACACAGGAACTTATAGAACATGCATATATGAATAAAACTACCTGTCTTTGCTTTTGCTAAAGATGGCTGTACAACAGCATGCATGGTGATAACCCCTCTTGGAAGCTCACCAAAAGGTACTCTACACTGGCCAACAGTCTTGTTGTTTTCCAATACTTTCCCAGCATTTATCAGTTTTATGTCATTTGCTCCCTTCGGCACAATTTTCTTATCTAAGACAAACCAGAACATAAAGTCCAGTGTTAAAAATCGAAAAACAgaattccaagaaaaaaaagcaaaataaagggGAGAGGAAGAATGAAGAACAAGTTGGTACTCAAACTATCATGTGCTGTCAAAATGCCCTTATGTTACTTTCATGCTTAACAATATGACAATACAAAGccaaagaaagtaaaaacaGAAACTGGTCCACAGAAGGGAACCAATCACGGCCTTTAATTAACTGAAGACCATTACAAATTGATACAATGAGCAAATATAGGCATAAACACAATGTGGCAGGAAAATCGCCAACATACATTTAGAAAGATAGTTTGattaagaaaggaaaagaggaagagGGTGGGGTGGGGCGGAAATGAAGAAGCGCAGAATTGGACCATATGCAACTACTTCAATATGTGACTTGCAAAAGTCGggataaaaaatttacaagcgATCAAGGCATGACACATTGTCAGGTTAATTGCTAATTTTTTCCTCGTCACTATTCTGCTCGCCATTGTTACTTAAAATATCATCCATTTGAAACAAGAGCAATGCTTACTACGCAatattttaaatccaaaaagaaCTGTGGCTAGAACTGTATTCACATCCAAAGTGAGCCAGACCCATGACACAGGTGTCCAATGGTATGCACATGATTTCAACAGTGCAATAACATGTCCTAAACCTCACCCTTACTGGTCAGCTTTCCTTAACAAGACATGCCACATCTGGTGCTTATACCATAAAACTTGACATTGCAGCCAACCCCTCATACTGAttctctagttttttttaataagtagaaTACTACATATTGATTCTAATTGGGATTTACCTAGCATTGCTCACTGCAACTAGTAAAATGGAAAGGATAGCTTAATTTGAAGAACCATGCTCAGGATTATCAAATTAGAAGTTATATAGTATAGTAAGTGCCCTAACTTCTTTTGGACTTTAAACTACCGAGTCACCAGaattaacattttattttgcttaacTGCATAAAATATACATATGCTAGAAAAGAGGAGCAAACCTAGGTGGCAAGGATATATAATTAAACAGTGCCACAGTCCCAAAACAGCCTTGAGGCCACTACAAGATTCTTCAAATATGGCCTATATGAATGCTTGAGGTGACAAAATATGTAACACACTTCACCGATGCAATTAATGTTTAAGGATGACAAAGAGTAATGCCATATCAAGTAAGATGTAATGCAGTCATATCCTATGCATGGTAATTGACAGAAACAGAGGACTAACATTTAGTAGTTAATGAGTCCAACTAATGAAGTTTACAGGGCAGAAAGAAAGATGACCAAACAGTTGCAGACACTATCTGTCAGATTAAAATATGATAACCAATACAAATCTGAACTCCGAGATTATGTACACGATTCTGAGCCAAAACACATATATTGAAATATTCCATCCAGTAGTGGGTATCAAATATGCTGCATGTCCAACTAAAATGCTTACATACCCAGAATGCAAACAGCGTGACAGCTTAGGCACCTAATGCTCTTTCACCTAGGCATCCCCAAGACACAGAAAAACATGGTTTGGCCTCAATTGCCTGCCAAACAACCACATAGATGACTATTCCGAGTTAGCATAGTCATCAAACTTAAGCAGGGCTCACATGCTATATAGGTCtgccaatttattttaaaaaaaatgtactcaAGTTATTAATCTTGAATTCTTGATCCCTATCAAGTAAAACATGCAACAAATTTATATCAAAAAAGGTTTTGagagcttttaaattttttttgataagataTGTCATACTCATATGAAAGCAAGAGAGATGAGCATGAACGGCAATCAGATGGGCAGGAGGAACCTAAATGGCatcaaataaaatcttaaagtaaaaatgcccttaaaagcTAAATATGTTTGAGCATCaaaatcatttgaaaagaaaGACTGATGCACAAGAATCTATCTTGAGGGCAATATAGCCCATTAACCTAATTTGTCTCATAAGAAGCACTACCATTCAACTACAATCAATCTTTGGGGACCCACTGAAACGCACCACAAATAGAAATGTGTTATAATCTCCCTCCACATAACATGGAAGGCACATTAGGAATCTGATGCTTCAGATACGTGTATCTTGAAGTGCCTGTTAGTAATATCTATTTCAAGAAACTAGTCAGCAACAAAAATTAGCCCCTGAAGGCCATGCCACATCACTAAAAAAATCCACATAAAGCTAATACATAAAACAACAGCTAAATTTATAGTCATGTGAACCTGCCAGAAACAATAAACCAAAGAAGCCCACGCACACATAAACGCAGATCAAAACTTTCAATAAGCATATTTCCACAAATGACAACCAAATGAACTTGTATCCCCCAAAGTACTATATATTAGAAATacaaacaattacaattaaaacaGAAACATCCAGAACCAATTGTTCAAACTAATTGCAAAGCACACAACATCGAACTCTCTGACCTTTTGGCCAGTCAGCCACGATTCTCTCCTTGACCATCGCGACGGTTGAGGCCGGCGAGTAGCGGAAGGGGCCAATATCTGATCCATCGTAGATTCGGAACTTGAGCTCAACCAGGTCCTCCTCCGGCATTTGAGCTCTTTAACCAATTAAATGCCAACGTTTCAAATCACCACCCTCTCTACACAAACCAGCGCCCAATCCGCCGCAAGAATCACCTACAGGCCTGCACCCAAATCATACAAGTAAATTCCCTGTTTGGCTCATCGGAAAATGCAGGAAAGcattagaaaaagaaagttcTAATCTCAAATACGCATTATTAgaacttcaaaaacaaaaacaagaacaaaaaacataatattatcCATTCAAAGATTAAATACAGCCAATTCGCTCAGCAGAGTTCAGTACAGTACtcaattattcaaaaaagaggaaaaaagaaatgaacagtCCAAACTTTCTGGACATTTCTTCTCTTGAATTTTcccggcaaccaaacagaacaaTTGACAAACAAGCATAATTGTGCAAGTGGATGAAACCGATACAATCACTGACAATTATTGGATTAACCATGAATacaaaaacaacatatatatatatatatatatagaagtacCTGGAATGAGATTAAACAATCGCTAGCTTTGCTTTCTTTAGGGTTTACGAGAGAGACCTGAGAGATTCGAGGAGGCCAGGTTGATTCCGAAGATAGATAGGGAAAC
This window of the Corylus avellana chromosome ca5, CavTom2PMs-1.0 genome carries:
- the LOC132182924 gene encoding membrane-anchored ubiquitin-fold protein 3 — translated: MPEEDLVELKFRIYDGSDIGPFRYSPASTVAMVKERIVADWPKDKKIVPKGANDIKLINAGKVLENNKTVGQCRVPFGELPRGVITMHAVVQPSLAKAKTEKKVDEAPRKNICSCSIL